A genome region from Littorina saxatilis isolate snail1 linkage group LG16, US_GU_Lsax_2.0, whole genome shotgun sequence includes the following:
- the LOC138949934 gene encoding uncharacterized protein has product MEKENLNPLEMNEGQENSESVRRSAREQKLTEKGRSYKKELLLQAFHSEHCGLLDFLTDTDSLLQQSTVDCEDMISRRQAITSRISLLRETAEKINELDDGEESTDGLLNDVANMAVSTMNKIVTATKHMNDPVRSVVSHASKRSKASSTSSQRLLAAAEAAALQAKLQSQRLEKERQEKLEQLEFEENLRRMETERTMAKMKREIEEEKIVAQLKMEEARLKVLDEPNSGSQSSQGSHTAPQRQDIMPHRRALHQIDDWNNIMPHRQASHQTYDCAQKTNLRHDTQDLHQFDGRSQKTNLRHDAQALRQIGDRSQGTNLRHEAQASHQSDTHAQRTNLNYDAPVFTPWSQTTEQFADALARAITTSRLPIPEPPIFTGDPLHYPDWIFSFTSLIENRGIAPSDKIHYLKRYLGGPAREAVSGFFMLRSDDAYRQARDILEKRFGNPFAVSEAFRTKLDAWPKVANKDKAGLRNLSDFLLQCQAAAAEVPDLKILDDVREIRKITAKLPDWIAHRWNRTTATTKRDKARYPTFQEFTQFVVEESEIVNDPVLSAEPLPAGPRPQSQRHHEQPRPPKTVLNTNGNMVSNNHNENTQTSASSTSCLFCKRQHHSMNECRDFMRKQMSERKDFVRKEGLCFGCLRPGHTSKDCTKRCDCKKCSKKHPTSLHDDNWSSNHQRPPKEMKRDDQKDTQQTDLKNGSCRKVLSNTESSLTSMAVPVFLSTDENPHQEILVYALLDTMSDSTFVLESVARDLQASSTPAALKLTTMTDTSVTVACQKYSNLRVRGFNSEKTIHLPVTYSRDHIPLDDEHIPSPETAGRWPHLSRLENVLVPKQDCAVGLLIGYNCPRALAPLNCVTGDDDQPYAVETELGWSIVGGITESFDAIGTSHRVITGEVAHSAYHPERSVTYVQKTHIKEVTTADLVKIMEQDFQELSPPDQTMSQEDKQFLKTLEEGIHQTEDGHYEMPLPFRNGEPKLPNNRQAAYHRVMALKRQFERKPQYLQHYTAFMKEIIDRGDAEKVPSDEMNDTQWYIPHHGVYHPKKPEKVRVVFDCSARYQGTCINDHLLQGPDLVNSLVGVLCRFRQGPIAFTCDVEKMYHQFRVERRHQDYLRFLWWEDGDLSKAPVDYRMKVHLFGASSSPGCANFALKRLAKDHEHLGERAANFLMNDFYVDDGLKGESTAEAAIDLLKKARLICSKGGLRLHKIVSNSNEVVNSVPESERGGAAQANKNTDLGTTALESVLGLQWCMESDSFCFKLNPKDNPLTRRGILATVASIYDPLGLIAPVVLVGRMILQEMCGGGAGWDHPIPEDLRPQWEKWMSDLQKLTDFKVPRCYLGNISSPVGVELHHFSDASLQGYGQCSYLRLRSDDGQAHCTLVMAKARVAPLKATTVPRLELQAAVLSAKTAAFLDAELDYPNITNFFWTDSKVVLGYIKNKTTRFHMYVANRVEQICQRSNPDQWHYIATSENPADHASRGLSVDELSTSNWLKGPDFLWQREITINDADIEVDPQDKEIKSATVHTTQGAKFTTFEERIRRFSSLRRAVTAVARIVMCCARKRGKEISDVEAKKRAEQNIVKCIQRESFDVSDLKSKSSPLSQLDPFLDEDGLLRVGGRIKKTSELYGVKHPLILPKNSHVSHLITAHQHEKTAHQGRSLTINAIRSAGYWILGCRRVVSSLINKCTACIRHRGKAKGQKMADLPKERVEPSPPFTYCGIDCFGPFTVKEGRKEVKRYGLLITCLAMRAVHIEVLDDMTTDAFLNGLRCFIALRGKVRMIRCDQGSNFIGAKHELKEELKKLDHKTVALRLLELDCEFKFNPPSSSHMGGIWERQIRNVLTGILDNCAARLDTSCLRTLMYEAMAIVNSRPLTVENLERADGPLPLTPNHVLTMKPGIVMPPPPGVFEKEDLYLKKRWRRVQYLADTFWTRWKKEYLQTLQTRSIWQQTQDNIREGDIVLLQEDGICRTDWKTARVVKTFPGDDGRVRRVKLLMATSELDKHGKPLRQRSYLERPVHKLIVLLPKNISNND; this is encoded by the coding sequence TACAAGAAAGAACTACTTTTACAAGCCTTTCACTCTGAACATTGTGGGTTGCTGGACTTTcttactgacactgacagtctgCTACAACAGAGCACTGTGGACTGTGAAGATATGATTTCAAGGCGCCAAGCGATTACATCCCGAATCAGCCTACTGAGAGAAACTGCTGAGAAGATAAATGAATTGGATGATGGTGAAGAAAGCACTGATGGTTTGCTCAACGACGTGGCAAATATGGCAGTCTCAACCATGAACAAGATTGTTACTGCAACAAAGCACATGAATGATCCTGTACGCTCAGTAGTTTCTCATGCGTCAAAGCGATCTAAGGCCTCTTCTACTTCATCACAGAGACTTCTGGCCGCAGCTGAAGCTGCCGCTCTACAAGCCAAGCTACAGTCACAGCGTcttgagaaagaaagacaagaaaaattGGAACAGCTTGAATTTGAAGAAAATCTACGCAGAATGGAAACAGAAAGAACGATGGCAAAGATGAAAAGagaaatagaagaagaaaaaattgtgGCTCAGTTGAAAATGGAGGAAGCAAGACTGAAAGTGCTTGACGAGCCTAACAGTGGTTCACAATCAAGCCAAGGGAGCCACACTGCACCACAGAGACAAGACATTATGCCACACAGACGGGCCTTGCATCAAATTGATGATTGGAACAACATCATGCCGCATAGACAGGCCTCTCATCAGACTTATGATTGTGCTCAAAAGACAAACCTGCGCCATGACACTCAGGATTTGCATCAGTTTGATGGCCGATCGCAAAAGACAAACCTGCGCCACGACGCTCAGGCTTTGCGTCAGATTGGTGATCGCTCACAAGGAACGAACCTGCGTCATGAAGCTCAGGCCTCGCATCAGTCTGATACTCACGCACAAAGAACAAACCTGAACTACGATGCTCCAGTGTTTACTCCTTGGAGCCAAACTACCGAACAATTTGCAGATGCGCTAGCAAGGGCAATAACCACAAGTCGATTGCCTATTCCAGAGCCACCCATCTTCACTGGCGATCCACTTCACTATCctgactggattttctcattCACCTCACTGATTGAGAATAGAGGTATCGCACCGTCAGACAAAATCCACTACTTGAAACGCTACCTAGGTGGGCCGGCCAGGGAGGCCGTCAGTGGCTTTTTCATGCTCAGAAGTGACGATGCATACAGGCAAGCACGGGATATTCTGGAAAAGAGGTTTGGCAACCCCTTTGCCGTTTCTGAAGCTTTCCGCACCAAACTGGACGCCTGGCCTAAGGTGGCTAACAAGGATAAAGCGGGCCTTCGCAACTTGTCTGACTTCCTTCTCCAGTGTCAAGCTGCAGCTGCCGAAGTACCTGACCTGAAAATTCTCGACGACGTGCGTGAGATCAGAAAGATCACAGCCAAGCTTCCAGATTGGATAGCCCACAGATGGAATCGGACAACGGCAACAACCAAGCGAGACAAGGCCAGATACCCGACGTTCCAGGAATTCACGCAATTTGTTGTCGAAGAATCTGAGATTGTGAATGACCCAGTCCTCTCCGCTGAGCCTCTACCAGCGGGTCCAAGGCCACAAAGCCAAAGGCATCATGAACAACCTCGGCCTCCGAAGACAGTCTTGAATACGAACGGCAACATGGTTTCCAACAACCACAATGAGAACACCCAGACGTCTGCATCCTCGACAAGTTGCCTGTTTTGTAAAAGGCAACATCACTCAATGAATGAGTGCAGAGACTTTATGAGAAAGCAGATGTCAGAAAGAAAGGATTTCGTCAGAAAGGAAGGCCTGTGCTTTGGGTGCCTAAGACCCGGGCACACGTCAAAGGACTGCACGAAACGGTGTGACTGCAAGAAGTGCAGCAAGAAACATCCTACGAGCCTTCATGACGACAACTGGTCGTCAAATCACCAGCGTCCTCCAAAGGAAATGAAAAGGGATGATCAGAAGGATACTCAACAAACTGATCTAAAGAATGGATCATGCAGGAAGGTTCTCTCAAATACAGAGAGCAGCTTGACGTCAATGGCCGTCCCAGTGTTTCTGTCGACAGACGAAAACCCACACCAGGAGATACTGGTCTACGCACTCCTAGATACGATGTCTGATTCTACATTTGTTCTGGAGTCCGTGGCAAGGGACTTGCAGGCTTCCTCCACACCAGCTGCTTTGAAGCTGACAACGATGACAGACACTAGCGTCACAGTGGCATGTCAGAAGTACTCAAACTTGAGGGTCAGAGGCTTCAACTCGGAGAAGACGATACACCTGCCTGTCACCTACTCAAGAGATCACATCCCGCTTGACGATGAGCACATTCCATCACCAGAAACGGCAGGCAGATGGCCACATTTGAGCAGATTGGAGAACGTCTTGGTTCCCAAACAAGACTGCGCCGTTGGGCTGTTGATTGGATATAACTGCCCGAGAGCACTGGCACCATTGAACTGTGTCACTGGAGACGATGATCAGCCATATGCAGTTGAGACAGAGCTTggttggagcatcgtcggcGGCATCACAGAAAGCTTCGATGCTATCGGAACCTCACATAGAGTGATCACAGGGGAAGTTGCTCACTCAGCTTACCACCCAGAGAGATCAGTGACCTATGTGCAGAAGACTCACATTAAAGAGGTCACGACGGCAGATCTCGTGAAAATTATGGAGCAAGACTTCCAGGAACTGAGCCCACCTGACCAAACGATGTCCCAAGAAGACAAACAATTTCTGAAGACACTTGAAGAAGGCATTCATCAAACAGAGGATGGACATTATGAAATGCCACTTCCCTTCAGAAATGGCGAGCCAAAGCTGCCCAACAATCGACAAGCAGCCTATCATAGAGTCATGGCTCTAAAACGGCAGTTTGAAAGAAAACCTCAGTACCTACAACACTACACAGCCTTTATGAAGGAAATCATTGACAGAGGGGATGCGGAGAAGGTCCCAAGTGATGAAATGAACGACACTCAGTGGTATATCCCCCATCATGGAGTATACCACCCCAAAAAGCCAGAAAAGGTCAGAGTAGTCTTCGACTGCAGCGCTCGATACCAAGGGACTTGTATCAACGATCATCTGCTTCAGGGCCCTGACCTCGTCAACTCACTGGTGGGAGTCCTTTGCAGATTCAGACAAGGCCCCATCGCCTTCACATGCGATGTGGAGAAAATGTACCACCAGTTCCGGGTGGAAAGACGACACCAAGACTATCTACGGTTTCTGTGGTGGGAGGATGGAGACCTCTCCAAGGCTCCAGTCGATTATCGCATGAAAGTCCACTTGTTTGGTGCATCGTCCTCACCTGGATGCGCCAATTTCGCACTGAAGCGACTTGCCAAAGACCACGAACACCTGGGAGAAAGGGCTGCAAATTTTCTCATGAACGATTTCTACGTGGACGATGGCCTGAAGGGAGAGTCCACAGCTGAAGCAGCCATTGATCTGCTCAAAAAGGCCAGGCTCATCTGTTCAAAAGGCGGTCTGAGGCTACACAAGATTGTTTCAAACAGCAATGAGGTCGTGAACAGCGTTCCAGAGTCTGAGCGCGGGGGTGCTGCTCAAGCCAACAAAAACACGGACCTTGGTACCACCGCACTTGAGAGCGTCCTGGGGCTGCAGTGGTGTATGGAATCAGACAGCTTCTGCTTCAAGCTGAACCCAAAAGACAACCCACTGACACGACGTGGAATTTTGGCCACTGTAGCATCAATCTACGACCCCTTGGGCCTCATTGCACCTGTAGTCCTAGTGGGAAGGATGATTCTCCAAGAAATGTGTGGAGGCGGAGCTGGTTGGGACCACCCTATCCCTGAAGACCTCCGCCCACAATGGGAGAAATGGATGAGTGACCTGCAAAAGCTCACAGACTTCAAAGTCCCAAGATGTTACCTGGGGAACATCAGCTCGCCAGTCGGAGTTGAACTTCACCACTTCTCCGATGCCTCGCTGCAAGGTTACGGGCAGTGCTCATACTTGCGCCTGAGAAGTGACGACGGCCAAGCACACTGCACTCTTGTCATGGCAAAGGCCCGAGTAGCTCCACTGAAGGCAACAACAGTTCCAAGATTGGAACTTCAGGCAGCTGTACTATCAGCGAAGACGGCAGCCTTTCTGGATGCTGAACTTGACTACCCAAACATCACTAACTTCTTCTGGACTGATTCAAAGGTGGTTTTGGGATACATCAAAAACAAGACAACAAGATTCCACATGTATGTCGCGAACAGAGTGGAACAGATTTGCCAAAGGTCCAATCCTGACCAGTGGCACTACATTGCAACATCAGAGAATCCAGCAGACCATGCCTCTCGTGGATTGTCAGTGGATGAGTTGTCCACATCAAACTGGCTAAAAGGACCAGATTTTCTCTGGCAAAGGGAAATCACAATAAATGACGCGGACATTGAAGTGGACCCTCAGGACAAAGAAATCAAGAGCGCAACAGTCCACACTACACAAGGGGCAAAGTTCACTACCTTTGAAGAGAGAATCAGGAGATTCTCCAGCCTCAGACGCGCAGTCACAGCTGTTGCCAGAATCGTCATGTGCTGTGCACGCAAACGGGGAAAGGAGATCTCGGATGTCGAAGCCAAGAAGAGAGCTGAACAGAACATTGTCAAATGTATCCAAAGAGAGAGCTTTGACGTCAGTGATCTGAAGTCGAAGTCGAGCCCGCTCAGCCAGCTTGACCCATTTCTTGACGAAGACGGCCTGCTGCGAGTTGGAGGCAGAATCAAGAAGACTTCAGAACTCTATGGCGTAAAACACCCCTTGATCCTGCCGAAAAACAGCCACGTGTCTCACCTCATCACTGCACATCAACATGAAAAGACAGCCCACCAAGGTCGGAGCCTGACAATAAACGCAATCCGCTCTGCCGGATATTGGATCCTGGGATGCAGAAGAGTTGTCTCGTCACTTATCAACAAGTGCACAGCCTGCATCAGACATCGTGGAAAGGCGAAAGGCCAAAAGATGGCTGACCTCCCAAAGGAAAGAGTAGAGCCATCTCCGCCATTCACCTACTGTGGAATAGACTGTTTTGGACCCTTCACTGTGAAGGAAGGCCGTAAGGAAGTCAAGCGATACGGACTTTTGATCACATGTTTGGCCATGAGAGCAGTACACATTGAGGTACTCGATGACATGACAACCGATGCATTTCTGAATGGCCTCAGATGTTTCATTGCTCTCAGAGGCAAGGTCCGAATGATACGCTGTGACCAAGGCTCAAACTTCATTGGGGCGAAACATGAGCTAAAAGAAGAACTGAAGAAGCTGGACCACAAAACAGTCGCACTTCGATTGCTTGAGCTGGACTGCGAATTCAAGTTCAACCCCCCATCATCCAGCCACATGGGTGGAATTTGGGAAAGACAGATACGCAACGTCCTTACAGGCATTCTGGACAACTGTGCTGCTAGACTCGACACATCCTGCCTAAGAACACTGATGTACGAGGCGATGGCTATCGTCAATAGCAGACCATTGACTGTGGAAAACCTTGAAAGAGCAGACGGCCCACTGCCCTTGACGCCTAACCATGTCCTAACCATGAAGCCTGGCATTGTCATGCCTCCTCCTCCTGGAGTCTTCGAGAAGGAAGACCTGTACCTGAAGAAGCGATGGCGGCGAGTGCAGTACCTTGCAGACACTTTCTGGACCAGATGGAAGAAGGAATACCTGCAAACTCTGCAAACCAGAAGCATCTGGCAACAAACGCAGGACAACATCCGGGAAGGTGACATTGTCCTACTCCAAGAAGATGGGATCTGCAGGACAGACTGGAAAACAGCCAGGGTTGTGAAAACCTTTCCCGGCGATGACGGACGTGTCAGAAGGGTGAAACTACTCATGGCAACCTCTGAACTTGATAAACATGGAAAACCTCTGCGCCAGAGGTCCTACCTGGAAAGACCAGTTCACAAACTTATTGTTCTTCTCCCAAAGAACATTTCGAACAATGATTAG